Proteins from one Mesotoga infera genomic window:
- a CDS encoding DUF4894 domain-containing protein, with product MVAIIAIWFVAIINFIVESFFTVPLAQFTKIVNPEETVIEFPLAFRRRWKTDIIYPPATVDVSGNRVFLKPGKYIVFYDDSYYWVSEDFVIVDHASMDEITSFPVVGGLNFVLVEGVYKAIDNNIDDFTGAVEGILAERRISRLVAYFDYRNNTLFLRRGITIKVLDWEKLSASKELLLQLENASDRSEYIFLSDGKLLRAR from the coding sequence ATGGTAGCTATAATTGCCATATGGTTCGTTGCAATAATCAATTTTATCGTTGAGTCTTTTTTTACGGTTCCTCTAGCCCAGTTTACAAAGATAGTCAATCCCGAGGAAACCGTTATAGAATTTCCGCTGGCATTCAGAAGAAGGTGGAAAACTGATATAATTTACCCACCGGCAACTGTTGATGTTTCGGGGAATAGAGTCTTTTTGAAACCCGGGAAGTACATCGTGTTTTATGATGATTCCTATTACTGGGTTTCGGAGGATTTCGTCATTGTAGATCACGCTTCGATGGACGAAATCACCAGTTTTCCCGTGGTTGGCGGATTAAACTTTGTTTTGGTGGAAGGCGTCTATAAAGCTATCGATAACAATATAGATGATTTTACCGGGGCGGTTGAGGGTATCCTCGCTGAAAGAAGGATCTCCAGATTGGTAGCTTACTTTGATTACAGGAACAACACGTTGTTTCTCAGACGGGGAATAACGATCAAAGTACTTGACTGGGAGAAACTTAGCGCGAGCAAAGAATTGCTTCTTCAGCTTGAAAACGCCTCAGACAGAAGCGAATACATCTTTTTGAGCGATGGTAAACTGTTGAGAGCGAGGTGA
- a CDS encoding GspE/PulE family protein, whose protein sequence is MLVEHGLLSEDDLKQAVAIQKKVGKPLGETLVGMGVISWEDIYGALSRQYGLKVLEEVPNLLSPEILRMIPKPVADRLKVIPIEYLPETNTIRVVTTDVLKVPQIDRELSFLTGSRVNTLLVPPPIFDALYKSSYEESASSEIIEHTFNIEDSEIGIDEEKVQDSEDTPVAKFINSLLDNGIRSDASDVHLEPYEKMAVARLRIDGVLRKVLSYPRKAHNSVVSRIKVMCNMDISDRRFPQDGKFYIRRGGEQFDLRVSTMPTIFGEKVVLRILRVSNAKKRLEDLGLSDYNRERFESIIYSPYGIILVSGPTGSGKSTTLVAVLNQVTSDKVNVLTAEDPVEYTIEGIAQCQVNSEIGLTFARYLRSFLRQDPDIIMVGEIRDRETAQLAIEASLTGHLVFSTIHTNSASGAVARLVNIGVDPFLLGTSLIGVVGQRLVRKLCNNCKIKIPMREEVKRVASQIYPNRDDFVEYIPGNGCPECRGMGYRGRTGIHEVLIVDNKLRQLIAENASEREISAVAISGGMRTLYTDGVQKVIDGVTSIEEIKRVAIEI, encoded by the coding sequence ATGCTCGTCGAACACGGTCTCCTGAGTGAAGACGATCTTAAGCAGGCCGTCGCTATCCAAAAAAAAGTCGGGAAACCCCTCGGAGAGACTCTGGTAGGAATGGGAGTGATCTCCTGGGAGGATATCTACGGTGCCCTTTCGAGGCAGTACGGTCTCAAGGTCCTTGAAGAGGTTCCCAACTTGCTCTCTCCGGAGATTCTCCGGATGATTCCCAAGCCTGTTGCCGATAGACTCAAAGTTATTCCCATAGAATACCTGCCGGAAACAAACACGATAAGGGTCGTCACGACCGATGTTCTGAAAGTTCCGCAGATAGACAGGGAACTTTCGTTTTTGACCGGAAGTCGTGTGAATACGTTGCTCGTTCCTCCACCTATCTTCGACGCCCTCTACAAGTCTTCTTACGAAGAATCAGCTTCCAGCGAGATCATAGAGCATACTTTCAACATAGAGGACTCCGAGATCGGAATAGATGAAGAAAAAGTCCAGGATAGCGAAGACACACCGGTCGCGAAATTCATAAACTCCCTTCTAGACAACGGTATAAGGAGCGATGCCAGTGACGTTCATCTAGAACCTTACGAAAAGATGGCTGTAGCCCGGCTCAGGATAGACGGTGTTCTTAGGAAAGTGTTGAGTTATCCGAGAAAAGCCCATAATTCAGTAGTATCTAGAATCAAAGTCATGTGCAATATGGATATCTCCGATAGAAGATTCCCTCAGGATGGAAAGTTTTACATAAGACGCGGTGGCGAACAATTTGACCTTAGAGTCTCCACCATGCCTACCATCTTCGGAGAGAAGGTAGTTTTAAGGATTTTAAGGGTTTCAAACGCAAAGAAAAGACTCGAAGACCTCGGGCTCTCCGATTACAACAGAGAACGTTTTGAAAGCATCATATACTCTCCTTATGGCATAATACTGGTCTCGGGACCGACTGGAAGCGGTAAATCAACCACGCTTGTGGCGGTCTTGAACCAGGTCACTTCCGACAAGGTCAACGTACTAACTGCCGAAGACCCCGTCGAGTACACGATCGAGGGTATCGCTCAATGCCAGGTCAACTCGGAGATAGGTCTGACTTTCGCCCGGTATTTAAGATCATTCCTCAGGCAAGATCCGGACATCATAATGGTAGGAGAGATCCGTGACAGAGAAACGGCCCAGCTGGCAATCGAAGCCTCGCTCACCGGTCATCTCGTCTTCTCGACGATACACACAAACAGCGCTTCGGGAGCCGTGGCTAGACTCGTTAATATAGGAGTCGATCCCTTCCTACTTGGCACCTCGCTTATCGGCGTTGTCGGTCAGAGGCTGGTGAGAAAGCTTTGTAACAACTGTAAAATAAAGATTCCGATGAGGGAGGAAGTTAAGAGAGTAGCGAGTCAAATATATCCCAACAGAGATGATTTCGTCGAATACATTCCGGGAAACGGCTGCCCAGAATGCCGCGGAATGGGTTACCGTGGAAGAACCGGTATCCACGAGGTTCTCATTGTGGATAACAAGTTGAGACAGCTCATTGCCGAAAACGCGTCGGAAAGAGAGATCTCCGCGGTTGCAATTTCCGGTGGTATGAGAACGCTCTACACCGATGGAGTCCAGAAAGTTATAGACGGAGTGACTTCGATCGAGGAGATAAAGAGAGTCGCCATAGAAATC
- the ftsZ gene encoding cell division protein FtsZ, translating to MMSFELDTGKKSKTEIRLPSIKVIGVGGAGGNAVNRMISEGIHGVTFIAANTDIQVLESNKAELKIQLGTELTRGLGAGGNPNVGERAAEESVDEIGTFLEDTDLLFITAGMGGGTGTGAAPIVASIAREMGILTVAVVTTPFFFEGNTRLRTGHEGLRKLKNSVDTLIRISNNKLLQELPPNTSIVDAFAKADETLHHGIKGISELITKRGYINLDFADVESVLRNAGTAMLGIGVGSGERRAEEAARRALESRLLEKPIDNATGIILNVSAKNITLREMNIAAAIVRQNCSEDADVKLGLIVDPEMSNDELNITLIAAGLELDEGELMGDASDIPAIYRFGLDINEEE from the coding sequence ATGATGAGCTTTGAGCTTGACACGGGTAAGAAAAGCAAGACAGAAATCCGGCTTCCTTCCATAAAGGTAATAGGGGTAGGAGGTGCCGGCGGAAACGCCGTTAACAGAATGATTTCTGAAGGAATACATGGAGTCACTTTTATAGCAGCCAACACCGATATCCAGGTTCTAGAAAGCAACAAAGCCGAACTGAAGATCCAGCTAGGCACCGAACTCACAAGGGGTCTGGGGGCCGGTGGAAATCCAAATGTTGGAGAGCGAGCCGCCGAGGAGAGTGTCGATGAGATAGGAACTTTCCTCGAAGACACGGATCTGCTTTTTATAACAGCAGGAATGGGCGGCGGTACAGGTACCGGAGCAGCGCCGATCGTGGCGTCGATCGCCAGAGAAATGGGAATATTAACGGTTGCTGTCGTCACAACGCCTTTCTTCTTCGAAGGTAACACCAGACTGAGGACCGGACATGAGGGTTTGAGAAAGCTGAAGAACTCGGTGGACACCCTGATCAGAATATCCAACAACAAACTTCTCCAGGAGCTCCCTCCGAACACTTCGATCGTTGATGCCTTTGCCAAGGCCGACGAGACGCTTCACCATGGAATCAAAGGTATCTCCGAGTTGATAACTAAAAGAGGTTACATTAATCTCGATTTCGCCGATGTAGAATCGGTTCTCAGAAACGCAGGAACCGCGATGCTCGGTATCGGTGTCGGTTCGGGAGAGAGAAGGGCCGAAGAGGCTGCCAGAAGAGCCTTGGAAAGCAGACTCCTCGAAAAGCCGATCGACAACGCCACAGGTATCATCCTGAACGTCTCGGCCAAGAATATCACGCTCAGAGAGATGAACATAGCCGCGGCGATAGTCAGGCAGAACTGCAGTGAAGACGCCGATGTCAAACTGGGTTTGATCGTCGATCCCGAAATGAGCAACGATGAATTGAACATAACTCTAATAGCCGCAGGCCTGGAACTGGACGAAGGAGAGCTCATGGGAGACGCTTCCGACATCCCGGCTATTTACAGATTTGGACTGGATATCAACGAGGAGGAATAG
- the ftsA gene encoding cell division protein FtsA, translating to MARGKDYTVSLDVGTNTLKGVVVSREQTGQMVLEAYGSVKTVGLDKGEVKDAVALKQSIQKLIEELTGQMGKKDVEADFRISFTDGDYSVFSENIEEILSEEKQVMVTEKTIQNLISRLKTEKMKTGNTNIHRSYIRKYILDADKVVFNPVEMYARKLDVEMVFVSSEGKSVEIFRRLFEELFGRGDFLISPALISASEAVLTDTEKQHGVVCVVLGHSFSEIVIYKENLPVYISRIPLGIRHIVLDVARVLGTSVDEAERLLVNYGHCSMYPPDPEDVVEYFGLDERTRKNVSVRRLSTVIYARVKELLNKIRKEIQLFVINNPEYSEERIPGGVVFTGGGSKLRGLTDVGVESLKMPVRIGTYETSFNRRIENSHDVSNDPIFSSCLGNLVSPEEVQGEILESAVERPKKGFGSFIKSLFFGGVDDEL from the coding sequence ATGGCCAGGGGGAAAGACTATACAGTTTCTCTCGATGTTGGCACCAACACACTGAAAGGCGTGGTGGTCAGTAGGGAACAGACGGGACAAATGGTTTTGGAGGCCTATGGGAGCGTTAAGACCGTGGGACTCGACAAGGGCGAAGTGAAGGATGCTGTTGCCCTAAAGCAATCGATACAAAAGCTTATTGAAGAACTTACTGGACAAATGGGAAAGAAGGATGTCGAAGCAGACTTCAGAATTAGTTTCACTGACGGCGACTATTCGGTTTTTTCCGAAAATATTGAGGAGATTCTTTCCGAAGAGAAGCAGGTTATGGTTACTGAGAAGACTATACAGAACCTCATTAGTCGTCTCAAGACCGAGAAAATGAAGACCGGTAACACCAACATACACAGGAGTTATATCAGAAAATACATACTTGATGCCGACAAAGTGGTTTTCAATCCTGTAGAGATGTACGCTCGAAAACTCGATGTGGAAATGGTCTTCGTATCAAGTGAAGGGAAATCCGTCGAGATCTTCCGCAGACTATTTGAAGAACTTTTCGGCCGCGGGGACTTCCTGATATCTCCAGCACTGATATCGGCTTCAGAAGCGGTTTTAACAGATACCGAAAAGCAACACGGTGTCGTCTGTGTGGTTCTTGGGCACAGTTTTTCCGAGATAGTGATATACAAGGAAAATCTCCCGGTCTATATATCTCGAATACCCCTCGGGATAAGACATATAGTTCTAGACGTGGCTAGAGTGCTTGGAACTTCGGTCGACGAGGCCGAAAGACTGCTCGTGAATTACGGCCACTGCAGTATGTATCCACCCGATCCCGAAGATGTAGTAGAATACTTCGGACTCGATGAAAGAACGAGAAAGAACGTCTCTGTCAGGAGACTCTCGACAGTCATATATGCAAGAGTGAAAGAACTGTTGAATAAGATCAGAAAGGAAATTCAGCTTTTTGTGATAAATAATCCCGAGTACTCTGAAGAGAGGATTCCTGGTGGAGTGGTCTTCACCGGTGGCGGTTCGAAATTGAGAGGGCTAACCGATGTTGGGGTTGAATCTCTGAAAATGCCTGTAAGGATCGGAACCTACGAAACCAGTTTCAATCGACGTATAGAGAACAGCCACGATGTCTCCAACGATCCGATATTCAGCTCCTGTCTTGGCAATCTCGTATCCCCCGAAGAAGTACAGGGAGAGATCTTGGAAAGTGCAGTCGAAAGACCTAAAAAAGGTTTTGGATCATTCATAAAATCCCTCTTCTTTGGAGGTGTCGATGATGAGCTTTGA